In a genomic window of uncultured Flavobacterium sp.:
- a CDS encoding META domain-containing protein, whose amino-acid sequence MKNYILLFVAVLALSFNSCTTMKNTTSSSDLYNTTWELEYISGPRIAFDGLFPTKKPFIKFDESKGQVFGNAGCNGYSAPYTLKGKSLSFGEQGPATLMFCEGGGEQVFTQMIRKIDSYSIDKDGKLNLLVKDIPMMRFKKVADK is encoded by the coding sequence ATGAAAAATTACATCTTACTTTTTGTTGCTGTTTTAGCACTATCATTTAATTCTTGTACAACGATGAAGAATACCACAAGCTCTTCTGATCTTTACAATACAACTTGGGAATTAGAATATATTTCTGGTCCGCGTATTGCTTTTGACGGTCTGTTTCCTACCAAAAAACCATTTATTAAATTTGACGAAAGTAAAGGTCAGGTTTTCGGAAATGCTGGTTGCAACGGTTACAGTGCTCCTTATACTTTAAAAGGAAAATCTCTTAGCTTTGGTGAGCAAGGTCCTGCTACATTAATGTTTTGTGAAGGTGGCGGTGAACAAGTTTTTACACAAATGATCAGAAAAATAGATTCTTATTCTATTGATAAAGATGGTAAACTTAATTTGTTGGTAAAAGACATTCCGATGATGAGATTTAAAAAAGTGGCTGATAAATAA
- a CDS encoding LuxR C-terminal-related transcriptional regulator: protein MLEKKTILIGCDDTMVLTKVLHILSTIIDFTISTVSVSRAADLNRTAESLNPDLIFLCFKKNQTIINDPNFNFCKNDIPILCLTKNDECESLCWSKNCIVFTYSYNHLNNAEYLIYRIRSIFLLKKGETQNTIPTSFVEAAFQKNNSNKLSHYVMELDQKVEVLLKVKERISYLYPNVDDSTRIELMSIVNSIKTVANDKKLWDDFKIYFEQSNPNFLLALAKKHPSLSSKDLKYCCYIKMNMSNNDITNLLGINQESVRTHKYRLKKKLTLKKEQDIISYLRTVS from the coding sequence ATGCTTGAAAAGAAAACAATATTGATTGGATGTGATGATACTATGGTATTAACCAAAGTATTGCATATTTTGTCGACCATAATAGATTTTACTATTTCGACCGTTTCCGTTTCAAGAGCTGCAGATTTAAATCGTACCGCAGAATCCTTAAATCCTGATCTGATTTTTTTATGTTTCAAAAAAAACCAGACTATTATAAATGATCCGAATTTTAATTTCTGCAAAAATGATATTCCAATTCTCTGCTTGACAAAAAACGACGAATGTGAATCTTTATGCTGGTCAAAAAACTGCATCGTTTTTACGTATTCTTATAACCATTTAAATAATGCCGAATATCTAATCTATAGAATCCGATCTATTTTTTTACTGAAAAAAGGAGAAACCCAAAATACTATTCCAACATCGTTTGTCGAAGCAGCATTTCAAAAGAATAACTCCAATAAGTTAAGCCATTACGTAATGGAACTTGATCAAAAAGTTGAAGTTCTTTTAAAGGTAAAAGAACGCATTTCTTACCTCTATCCTAATGTTGACGATAGTACGAGAATTGAATTAATGTCGATTGTAAATTCTATAAAAACAGTCGCAAACGATAAAAAACTCTGGGATGATTTTAAAATTTATTTCGAACAATCAAATCCGAATTTTCTTTTGGCTCTAGCCAAAAAACATCCTTCATTAAGCTCCAAAGATTTAAAATATTGTTGCTATATCAAAATGAATATGAGCAATAATGACATCACAAATCTCCTTGGAATCAATCAGGAAAGCGTACGAACTCACAAATACCGCCTGAAAAAGAAATTGACCCTTAAAAAAGAACAAGACATTATCTCGTACTTGAGAACTGTTTCTTAA
- a CDS encoding Pvc16 family protein: MINQSLQFTKNLLGQFLKNRFGLDEDKTVLNYLIEPSGTLPKVNQNKVVLSLINIEKETNQPFYIRNKKLEDGSFSNFNPTEKYNIDLLISSNFDDYTESLKFLDAVIVFFQINNYLDASSSSSIPDGLSRLEFEYEKISYHQMHSLWTAMAAKYQPSIIYKMKLIKVQGHEIMEIIPSVKSTSNTIGK, translated from the coding sequence ATGATCAATCAATCACTTCAATTTACGAAAAATTTGCTCGGACAGTTTTTAAAAAACCGATTTGGTTTGGATGAAGACAAAACAGTCCTGAATTATCTTATTGAACCAAGCGGTACTTTGCCAAAAGTGAATCAGAATAAAGTCGTTTTATCTTTAATTAATATCGAAAAAGAAACCAACCAGCCTTTTTACATTAGAAATAAAAAATTAGAAGACGGAAGTTTTTCTAATTTCAATCCAACAGAAAAATACAACATCGACTTATTAATTAGCAGCAACTTCGACGATTATACAGAATCTCTAAAATTTCTGGATGCCGTTATCGTCTTTTTTCAGATAAACAATTATCTCGATGCTTCGTCCTCTTCTTCTATTCCTGATGGTTTGAGCAGATTAGAATTCGAATATGAAAAAATCTCTTACCACCAAATGCACAGTTTGTGGACGGCGATGGCAGCAAAATATCAGCCTTCGATAATTTACAAAATGAAGCTGATAAAAGTTCAGGGTCACGAAATTATGGAAATTATACCGTCTGTAAAAAGCACCAGCAATACTATTGGAAAATGA
- a CDS encoding phage tail sheath C-terminal domain-containing protein, which translates to MNLSTIQTPGVYIQELNAFPNSVVAVATAVPAFIGYTPQASYEGKSYTNVPVKITSFADFQAFFCLPDPPAPASPAKQYSPEYYLVAEKSQPLRGDYMQIGTTFYSIVPDPNTVYYLYNSIRLFYENGGGDAYIVSVGSYGPASGKAGTPGIPVVNPNVQLTDLTGGLALLKNEQEPTMYICPEATLLSVENNGTLMQAMLLQSTQMQTAMCLFDIIGGDDPDPILYTQDIANFRMNTGSNGLNYGMAYYPFVGTTIMQNSDIDYTNLFGGDLKQLEPIINPPSAPNPAVATIIANMQSPTSTLTVTQNNNALLIASQTYSLMIKHILSDANILPPSGAMAGVITTVDNAIGPWEAPANTSIVGVSSLPISISESQQGNLNVDAVSGKSINAIRTFNGLGILIWGSRTLDGNSQDWKYIPVRRTMIFLEQSCKLAAQAYVFQPNDKNTWEAVISMISSFLNSIWKQGGLQGASASDAFSVACGLGSTMTADDLLNGFMNVTVKVAVVHPAEFIVLTFQQQMATSS; encoded by the coding sequence ATGAATTTATCTACCATCCAAACTCCTGGTGTTTACATTCAAGAATTAAATGCTTTTCCCAATTCAGTTGTTGCAGTTGCTACAGCCGTACCAGCATTTATAGGGTACACACCTCAGGCCTCTTACGAAGGAAAATCGTATACGAATGTGCCGGTAAAAATCACATCATTTGCTGATTTTCAGGCTTTTTTCTGTTTACCGGATCCACCTGCACCTGCAAGTCCGGCGAAGCAATACAGCCCTGAATATTATCTGGTAGCCGAAAAAAGTCAACCTTTAAGGGGAGATTACATGCAAATCGGTACAACGTTTTATTCAATTGTTCCGGATCCTAACACGGTTTATTATTTGTACAATAGCATAAGGCTTTTTTACGAAAATGGCGGTGGAGATGCTTATATTGTTTCTGTAGGTTCTTACGGACCTGCGTCTGGAAAAGCAGGAACTCCGGGAATTCCTGTTGTAAACCCAAATGTGCAATTGACTGACTTGACAGGCGGTCTTGCGCTATTGAAAAATGAGCAGGAACCAACAATGTACATTTGCCCTGAAGCAACTTTGTTAAGCGTAGAAAACAATGGTACACTAATGCAGGCAATGCTTCTTCAGTCGACACAAATGCAAACGGCAATGTGCTTGTTTGACATTATTGGCGGCGACGATCCGGACCCAATCTTGTACACGCAGGATATTGCAAATTTCAGAATGAACACGGGTTCAAACGGGTTAAACTACGGAATGGCGTATTATCCTTTTGTGGGAACTACAATAATGCAAAATTCTGATATTGATTACACTAATTTATTTGGTGGAGATTTAAAACAACTAGAACCAATAATTAATCCTCCAAGTGCTCCTAATCCAGCCGTTGCAACAATTATTGCCAACATGCAAAGTCCTACAAGTACTTTGACGGTAACGCAAAACAATAATGCACTTTTGATTGCGAGTCAAACGTATTCTTTGATGATTAAGCACATCTTGTCTGATGCTAATATTCTTCCTCCAAGTGGTGCTATGGCAGGAGTTATTACTACTGTAGACAACGCAATTGGTCCGTGGGAAGCTCCTGCAAATACTTCTATTGTTGGAGTATCTTCTTTACCAATTTCTATTTCTGAGAGTCAACAAGGCAACTTAAACGTTGATGCTGTTTCGGGTAAATCGATCAATGCCATCAGAACTTTTAACGGTTTAGGAATTTTAATCTGGGGATCGAGAACACTGGACGGAAACAGTCAGGACTGGAAATATATTCCGGTACGCAGAACGATGATTTTCTTAGAGCAATCTTGCAAACTGGCGGCTCAGGCTTATGTATTTCAACCTAATGACAAAAATACCTGGGAAGCTGTTATTTCAATGATTAGTAGTTTCCTTAATTCTATCTGGAAACAAGGCGGTTTACAAGGCGCGAGTGCTTCTGATGCATTTTCAGTTGCTTGCGGATTGGGTTCTACAATGACTGCAGATGATCTTTTAAATGGTTTTATGAATGTAACTGTAAAAGTTGCAGTTGTTCATCCTGCTGAATTTATCGTTCTGACATTTCAACAGCAAATGGCAACTTCTAGTTAA
- a CDS encoding phage tail protein → MATDDGSVQGATWPMPKFRFEVDLGTELTKVAFQEVTGMDVENQIIEYRKSNSPLFSVEKMPGITKYGNVTMKRGIFVNDNSFWDWHQQVVMNTIKRRTVLIKLLDEKGGVTMQWTLNNAWPTKITSTDLKSDGNEVAVDTIEIAHEQLIIKNGGK, encoded by the coding sequence ATGGCAACAGATGACGGAAGCGTACAAGGCGCAACATGGCCCATGCCAAAGTTTAGATTCGAAGTAGATCTTGGAACTGAATTAACAAAAGTAGCTTTTCAGGAAGTTACAGGAATGGATGTCGAAAATCAAATTATAGAATATCGCAAAAGTAATAGTCCACTATTTTCTGTAGAGAAAATGCCGGGAATTACTAAATACGGAAACGTAACAATGAAGCGAGGAATCTTTGTAAATGACAATTCTTTCTGGGATTGGCATCAACAAGTCGTAATGAATACGATTAAAAGAAGAACAGTTCTGATAAAATTATTAGACGAAAAAGGCGGTGTAACCATGCAATGGACTCTAAATAATGCGTGGCCAACAAAAATTACCAGTACAGATTTAAAATCTGATGGAAACGAAGTTGCAGTAGACACGATAGAAATTGCGCACGAACAACTGATCATAAAAAATGGCGGTAAGTAA
- a CDS encoding phage tail protein, with product MAVSNDYPVSFYFTLSFAGVDAAFKEVSGISKELSVEEIVCGGENRFKYRLPTISNGQNLVLKRAMVPAGSQLVNWCANCIDQGLSNPIKPKNVILKLLNASGVVCMQWTFNNAYPVKYAVSDLNSQESNIAIESIELAYTYFNISKDTTFDKLFT from the coding sequence ATGGCGGTAAGTAACGATTATCCCGTTAGCTTTTATTTTACACTCTCATTTGCGGGTGTAGATGCGGCTTTCAAAGAGGTATCCGGAATATCTAAAGAATTAAGCGTTGAAGAAATTGTTTGTGGAGGCGAAAATAGATTTAAATATCGCCTCCCAACTATTTCTAACGGTCAAAACTTAGTACTTAAAAGAGCCATGGTGCCTGCAGGATCTCAGTTGGTAAATTGGTGTGCCAACTGCATCGATCAGGGATTATCAAACCCAATCAAGCCTAAAAATGTAATCTTAAAATTGCTCAATGCTTCTGGCGTTGTATGCATGCAATGGACTTTTAATAATGCCTATCCGGTAAAATATGCCGTTTCTGACCTAAACTCTCAGGAAAGCAATATTGCTATTGAATCTATTGAACTTGCCTACACCTATTTTAACATTTCTAAGGATACAACATTTGATAAACTTTTTACCTAA
- a CDS encoding DUF5908 family protein, protein MPIEIRELIIKTEIVTTNGKNSAVAKERELSILRKQLLEECKRLIAEKNQENSYKR, encoded by the coding sequence ATGCCAATCGAAATAAGAGAACTCATTATCAAAACAGAAATTGTAACTACAAATGGCAAAAATTCGGCTGTAGCCAAAGAAAGAGAACTATCAATTTTGAGAAAACAATTACTCGAAGAATGCAAAAGATTAATTGCCGAGAAAAATCAGGAAAACAGCTATAAACGTTAA
- the vgrG gene encoding type VI secretion system tip protein VgrG: protein MGASTEIKSGGIATFVVKVNGTAIADELSVLSVHIEKKVNRIASAKVTILDGEANTGEFPASSSSVFVPGAEISIEAGYDNNNVVVFSGLIMSQTIRIDNLVGSALEIECRDKAIKMIVGRKSLTYSKQKDSAIISSIIGNYSGITPDITATTTTWPEQVQFYVTDWDYILALAEANGLIVTTLNGKISVFPPDKNSSSVLTVTYGDSLLEFNAKLNAVTQLGSATANSWDFKTQAVVNGTASANVAGSGNLTTKKLSEVIGLETYQLQTSAPLESADLTNWSKAQIIKSEYSKIMGEAKFQGTNLVDPGKYMTFDGIGDRFNGDYLIGGVVHDLSQGNWITEVTLGLSPFWFTEEPDVMAPPASGLVPGAKGLFNATVKKMYEDPDSQYRILVDVPLLDPNGEGIWARMTNFYSTSGAGAFFMPEVGDEVILGFINEDPRYPIILGSLYSSTTIKPFAGLDPNQKNTTKAIVSKSGISVQFDDEKKIWTVATPNKNTIIISDEDKKITIKDENENSIVMSSSGIDLSSQKNINISANQNVTIKGNQGVSIQSSAGDVAIKGLNIKENADMQYSAQGGQMAQVSGGMQLTLKGAMVMIN from the coding sequence ATGGGCGCTTCAACCGAAATAAAAAGTGGCGGAATTGCAACATTCGTAGTCAAAGTAAATGGTACGGCAATAGCCGATGAACTAAGTGTGCTTTCTGTTCATATCGAAAAAAAAGTAAACCGAATTGCTTCTGCAAAAGTTACAATTCTGGACGGAGAAGCCAATACTGGTGAGTTTCCTGCAAGTTCATCATCAGTTTTTGTGCCTGGCGCTGAAATTAGCATAGAAGCTGGTTATGACAACAATAATGTCGTTGTTTTTTCCGGTTTAATTATGAGTCAAACCATTCGAATTGATAATTTGGTAGGATCAGCATTAGAAATTGAATGTCGTGACAAAGCCATAAAAATGATCGTAGGTCGAAAAAGCCTTACGTATTCCAAACAAAAAGACAGCGCAATTATATCTTCCATAATAGGAAACTATTCAGGAATAACACCAGATATTACTGCAACAACCACAACCTGGCCGGAACAAGTACAATTTTATGTTACAGATTGGGATTATATTTTGGCTTTAGCCGAAGCAAATGGATTGATCGTAACCACTTTAAACGGAAAAATTTCTGTATTTCCTCCAGACAAAAACTCATCATCAGTACTTACTGTAACTTATGGAGATAGTTTATTAGAGTTTAATGCCAAATTAAATGCCGTTACACAATTAGGAAGCGCAACCGCAAACAGTTGGGATTTTAAAACTCAGGCAGTAGTAAATGGTACTGCTTCGGCAAATGTTGCAGGATCCGGAAATTTAACAACAAAAAAATTATCCGAAGTTATTGGGCTTGAAACCTATCAATTGCAAACTTCGGCACCTCTGGAATCTGCCGATTTAACCAATTGGTCAAAAGCACAAATCATTAAAAGTGAATATTCTAAAATAATGGGTGAAGCCAAATTTCAAGGCACTAATTTAGTCGATCCCGGAAAATATATGACCTTCGACGGTATTGGAGATCGCTTTAATGGAGATTACTTAATTGGTGGCGTTGTCCATGATTTATCGCAAGGAAACTGGATTACAGAAGTTACACTTGGATTATCGCCGTTTTGGTTTACCGAAGAACCAGATGTTATGGCACCGCCCGCTTCAGGACTTGTTCCCGGAGCAAAAGGTCTCTTCAATGCAACCGTAAAAAAGATGTACGAAGATCCCGATTCTCAATATAGAATTTTAGTTGATGTTCCGTTATTAGATCCAAATGGCGAAGGAATCTGGGCACGAATGACCAATTTTTATTCGACAAGCGGAGCCGGAGCTTTTTTCATGCCCGAAGTTGGAGACGAAGTTATTCTGGGTTTCATAAACGAAGATCCGCGTTATCCAATAATCCTGGGAAGTCTTTATAGCAGTACAACCATAAAACCCTTTGCAGGTTTAGATCCAAATCAAAAAAATACAACAAAAGCTATCGTTTCCAAATCAGGAATTTCAGTGCAATTTGACGACGAAAAGAAAATATGGACCGTAGCAACGCCCAATAAAAACACCATCATAATCAGTGATGAAGACAAGAAAATCACGATTAAGGATGAAAATGAAAATAGCATCGTAATGTCAAGCAGCGGTATTGATTTGTCAAGCCAAAAAAACATCAATATCTCAGCAAATCAAAATGTTACCATAAAAGGAAATCAAGGCGTTAGCATACAATCAAGTGCCGGAGACGTCGCCATAAAAGGCCTGAACATCAAAGAAAATGCAGACATGCAATACAGCGCTCAAGGCGGACAAATGGCACAAGTTTCCGGAGGAATGCAGTTGACGTTGAAAGGCGCAATGGTAATGATTAATTGA
- a CDS encoding PAAR domain-containing protein, translating into MPPAARLTDFHECPMITPGLPPIPHVGGPIVGPGAPTVLIVGLPAARVGDMLVCVGPPDSIIKGSSTVMICGMPAARIGDSTAHGGSIVLGAFNVMIGG; encoded by the coding sequence ATGCCTCCAGCAGCAAGACTTACAGACTTTCACGAATGCCCGATGATTACACCGGGATTGCCACCAATACCACATGTTGGCGGGCCAATTGTTGGTCCGGGTGCGCCAACTGTTTTGATCGTAGGATTACCGGCAGCCAGAGTTGGCGATATGTTGGTTTGTGTGGGACCGCCGGATTCTATTATAAAAGGATCATCAACGGTTATGATATGCGGTATGCCAGCCGCGAGAATTGGAGATTCAACCGCTCATGGAGGATCAATTGTCCTTGGAGCATTTAATGTTATGATAGGTGGATAA
- a CDS encoding GPW/gp25 family protein: MDNNIEHTNTAFLGSGWAFPVSFSVDNYQLNLSANETNINESINVILNTIKGERTLEAEFGSGIQQFMFRKIDNTLKGEIIETIKFALLRYEPRILVQDVTVASTDILNGKIEILITYIYSKTNTRHNYVFPFYLKEGTNLDRKK; the protein is encoded by the coding sequence GTGGATAATAATATAGAACATACAAACACAGCTTTTTTAGGTTCAGGATGGGCATTTCCGGTGTCTTTCTCTGTAGATAATTATCAACTGAATTTGTCTGCTAATGAAACCAATATCAACGAATCTATCAATGTGATTCTAAATACCATAAAAGGCGAACGTACTCTAGAAGCTGAATTTGGCTCTGGAATACAGCAATTTATGTTTAGAAAAATTGATAATACGCTTAAAGGCGAAATTATAGAAACCATCAAGTTTGCCTTATTGCGCTACGAACCAAGAATATTGGTACAAGACGTAACAGTGGCTTCGACAGATATATTAAACGGAAAAATAGAAATATTGATCACTTATATCTACTCAAAAACCAATACAAGACATAATTATGTGTTCCCATTTTATTTAAAAGAAGGAACAAACCTAGATCGTAAAAAATGA